A stretch of Magnetococcales bacterium DNA encodes these proteins:
- a CDS encoding right-handed parallel beta-helix repeat-containing protein, which translates to MTRIVAGFGLGMLVVLLTLPLRAAVLEVGEGRPFAHPQAALAAVKAGDEIRVHPLSDGKPYPGVTLRLNLPGLTLRGMGEKPVLLSAKGVDLSGRGPVPRAVIQLDPSAQGALIDHFEIVNGHNDDGNAAGIRVNQANDVTVRRCDLHHNDNGIFSNPGGEGEVRRLRLEENRIHHNGAAKGRGNSHNLYLAGAGVYLLKNEVHDSLDGHNLKSRTHLLLAEENLFRHARQREIDLVDSRESAVAGSDVLLRGNRIIKGHKAKNHEVIYFGSDGSHQRRGTLYLLNNVLETPFTTAMIHLDGPEVAMHLDGNRLVTTSAPKPGRLLRYSGGAAEGRVVSGRNSLSPGFSDALPSGTPAGLPLSLTHLEALRRSP; encoded by the coding sequence ATGACTCGTATCGTTGCCGGATTCGGTCTCGGGATGCTGGTAGTGTTATTGACCCTTCCGCTTCGGGCGGCGGTTTTGGAGGTCGGGGAGGGGCGTCCCTTCGCCCATCCCCAGGCGGCGCTGGCGGCGGTCAAAGCGGGGGATGAGATCCGGGTTCATCCCCTGTCCGACGGGAAGCCGTACCCCGGGGTGACGTTGCGTCTGAATCTGCCCGGCCTCACCCTGCGTGGCATGGGTGAAAAGCCGGTACTCCTGTCGGCGAAGGGGGTGGATCTCAGCGGTCGCGGCCCCGTGCCACGCGCGGTGATTCAACTGGATCCTTCGGCCCAAGGGGCGCTCATCGACCATTTCGAGATAGTCAACGGCCACAATGACGATGGCAATGCCGCCGGCATTCGGGTCAATCAGGCCAACGACGTGACGGTGCGCCGTTGCGATTTGCACCACAACGATAACGGTATTTTCTCCAATCCCGGCGGCGAGGGAGAGGTTCGACGGTTGCGGCTGGAAGAGAACCGCATTCACCACAACGGGGCCGCCAAAGGTCGCGGCAACAGCCACAACCTCTATTTGGCCGGTGCAGGGGTCTATCTGCTGAAAAACGAGGTTCACGACAGTCTGGATGGTCATAATCTCAAAAGCCGCACCCATCTGTTGCTGGCCGAGGAGAATCTGTTTCGACATGCCCGGCAGCGGGAGATCGATCTGGTCGATTCCCGCGAGAGCGCGGTGGCCGGCAGCGATGTCCTGCTGCGCGGCAATCGCATCATCAAAGGCCACAAGGCCAAAAACCATGAAGTGATCTATTTCGGCAGCGACGGATCTCATCAGCGCCGAGGCACCCTGTACCTGTTGAACAATGTGCTGGAAACACCTTTCACCACCGCCATGATCCACCTGGACGGGCCGGAGGTGGCTATGCACCTGGATGGAAACCGCCTGGTGACCACATCCGCCCCGAAGCCGGGACGGCTGCTGCGCTACTCCGGCGGGGCCGCGGAGGGACGGGTGGTGTCGGGGCGAAACAGCCTCTCGCCGGGTTTTTCCGATGCCCTGCCGAGCGGCACCCCTGCCGGGTTACCGTTGTCCCTGACGCACCTGGAGGCGTTGCGTCGTTCACCCTGA